In Vibrio alginolyticus NBRC 15630 = ATCC 17749, the sequence GCAGCGACGTTAAGAAAGCGTACGTTACTTTGAAAGAAGGTCAAGATCTTGACTTCGTTGGCGGCGCGGAATAACAGGAGTAGTTAAAAATGGCTATTGTTAAATGTAAGCCGACTTCCCCTGGTCGTCGTCACGTTGTTAAAGTTGTTAACGCTGACCTACACAAGGGCAAGCCATACGCACCTCTTCTAGAGAAAAACTCTAAGAACGGTGGTCGTAACAACAAGGGTCGTATCACAGTACGTCACATCGGCGGTGGTCACAAGCACCACTACCGTGTAGTTGACTTCAAACGTACTAAAGATGGTATTCCAGCGACAGTTGAGCGTCTTGAATACGATCCAAACCGTAGCGCAAACATTGCTCTAGTTCTTTACAAAGACGGTGAGCGTCGCTACATCCTAGCACCTAAAGGTGTTGTAGCTGGTGATGTTATTCAGTCTGGTGTTGATGCACCAATCAAAGCTGGTAACACTCTACCAATGCGTAATATCCCAGTAGGTTCAACAGTACATAACGTTGAACTTAAGCCTGGTAAAGGTGGTCAGCTAGCTCGTTCGGCTGGTGCTTACGCTCAAATCGTTGCTCGCGACGGTGCGTACGTAACTATCCGTCTACGTTCTGGCGAGATGCGCAAAGTTCTTTCTGAAGGCCGTGCAACAATCGGTGAAGTTGGTAACTCTGAGCACATGCTACGTGAACTTGGTAAAGCAGGTGCATCACGTCATCGCGGTATCCGTCCAACGGTTCGTGGTGTTGTAATGAACCCGATTGACCACCCACATGGTGGTGGTGAAGGCCGTACTTCTGGTGGTCGTCACCCAGTATCTCCTTGGGGTATGCCTACTAAAGGCTTCAAGACTCGTAAGAACAAACGCACTGACAAGTACATCGTACGTCGTCGTAACAAGTAATCTATATAAAGAGGAATCGCCATGCCACGTTCTCTCAAGAAAGGTCCTTTTATTGACCTACACTTGCTGAAGAAGGTAGAGAAAGCGGTGGAAAGCGGAGACAAAAAGCCTATTAAGACTTGGTCCCGTCGTTCAATGATCATCCCTACGATGATCGGTTTGACCATCGCTGTCCATAATGGTCGTCAGCACGTACCAGTATTTGTAACTGATGAAATGATCGGTCACAAACTGGGTGAATTCGCACCAACACGTACTTACCGCGGTCACGCTGCGGATAAGAAAGCTAAGAAGCGCTAAGGAGTAGATAATGGAAGCAATTGCTAAACATAACTTTGCTCGCATTTCGCCTCAGAAAGCTCGCTTAGTTGCGGATCTAATCCGTGGTAAATCTGTTGACCAAGCTCTAGAAATCCTAACGTTCAGCAACAAAAAAGCTGCTGCACTAGTTAAGAAAGTTCTAGAGTCTGCTATCGCTAACGCGGAGCACAACGAAGGTGCAGATATTGACGATCTGAATGTCGCAAAAATCTTTGTAGATGAAGGCCCAACCATGAAGCGTATTATGCCTCGTGCTAAAGGTCGTGCGGATCGTATCTTGAAGCGTTCAAGCCACATCACTGTTGTTGTAGCAGATCGCTAGAGACTAGGAGAGTAAGCAATGGGTCAAAAAGTACATCCAAATGGTATTCGTCTAGGCATCGTTAAGCCTTGGAATGCTACATGGTTTGCTAACACCAAAGATTTCGCTGACAACCTAGACGGCGACTTCAAGGTACGTCAGTTCCTTACAAGTGAACTGAAAAAAGCGTCTCTATCACGTATCGTTATCGAGCGTCCTGCTAAGAGCATCCGTGTGACTATTCACACTGCTCGTCCAGGCGTTGTTATCGGTAAGAAAGGTGAAGACGTTGAGAAGCTACGCGCAGCTGTAGCTAAAATTGCAGGTGTACCAGCGCAAATTAACATCGCTGAAGTACGTAAGCCTGAACTAGATGCGCAACTTGTTGGTGACAGCATCGCGTCTCAGCTAGAGCGTCGTGTTATGTTCCGTCGTGCTATGAAGCGCGCAGTACAAAACGCAATGCGCCTAGGCGCTAAAGGTATCAAAGTGGAAGTAAGCGGTCGTCTAGGCGGCGCTGAAATCGCACGTTCAGAGTGGTACCGTGAAGGCCGTGTGCCTCTACACACTCTACGTGCTGACATTGATTACGCAACTTCTTCGGCTCACACTCAATACGGTGTGATCGGCATTAAAACTTGGATCTTCAAAGGTGAAATCCTAGGTGGTATGCCAGCAGCTAACGCTGTAGAGCCTAAAGGCGACAAGCCTAAGAAGCAGCGTAAAGGCCGTAAGTAAGGAGTCGACAGATGCTACAACCTAAACGTACTAAGTTCCGTAAGGTTCAGACTGGTCGTAACCGTGGTCTAGCTAAAGGTACTGATGTAAGCTTCGGCGAATTCGGTCTTAAAGCTGTTGGCCGTGGTCGTCTAACTGCTCGTCAAATCGAAGCGGCACGTCGTGCAATGACACGTCACGTTAAGCGTCAAGGTAAAATCTGGATCCGTGTGTTCCCAGACAAACCAATCACAG encodes:
- the rplB gene encoding 50S ribosomal protein L2 codes for the protein MAIVKCKPTSPGRRHVVKVVNADLHKGKPYAPLLEKNSKNGGRNNKGRITVRHIGGGHKHHYRVVDFKRTKDGIPATVERLEYDPNRSANIALVLYKDGERRYILAPKGVVAGDVIQSGVDAPIKAGNTLPMRNIPVGSTVHNVELKPGKGGQLARSAGAYAQIVARDGAYVTIRLRSGEMRKVLSEGRATIGEVGNSEHMLRELGKAGASRHRGIRPTVRGVVMNPIDHPHGGGEGRTSGGRHPVSPWGMPTKGFKTRKNKRTDKYIVRRRNK
- the rpsS gene encoding 30S ribosomal protein S19 encodes the protein MPRSLKKGPFIDLHLLKKVEKAVESGDKKPIKTWSRRSMIIPTMIGLTIAVHNGRQHVPVFVTDEMIGHKLGEFAPTRTYRGHAADKKAKKR
- the rplV gene encoding 50S ribosomal protein L22 — translated: MEAIAKHNFARISPQKARLVADLIRGKSVDQALEILTFSNKKAAALVKKVLESAIANAEHNEGADIDDLNVAKIFVDEGPTMKRIMPRAKGRADRILKRSSHITVVVADR
- the rpsC gene encoding 30S ribosomal protein S3, which codes for MGQKVHPNGIRLGIVKPWNATWFANTKDFADNLDGDFKVRQFLTSELKKASLSRIVIERPAKSIRVTIHTARPGVVIGKKGEDVEKLRAAVAKIAGVPAQINIAEVRKPELDAQLVGDSIASQLERRVMFRRAMKRAVQNAMRLGAKGIKVEVSGRLGGAEIARSEWYREGRVPLHTLRADIDYATSSAHTQYGVIGIKTWIFKGEILGGMPAANAVEPKGDKPKKQRKGRK
- the rplP gene encoding 50S ribosomal protein L16 codes for the protein MLQPKRTKFRKVQTGRNRGLAKGTDVSFGEFGLKAVGRGRLTARQIEAARRAMTRHVKRQGKIWIRVFPDKPITEKPLEVRQGKGKGNVEYWVAQIQPGKVMYEMGGVPEELAREAFRLAARKLPFKTTFVTKQVM